In Deltaproteobacteria bacterium, a single window of DNA contains:
- a CDS encoding matrixin family metalloprotease, with product MLTPRTLLCLVLPLLACEEEHLSDTIQVRYSANTVHHSQETLDEAAELLGMEIRDLYTYEPGWAVRALVLPATNSVAGETFYLGKCARMVWSVDKGSSLAHELGHATGLQHVDDPNNLMYPIPGDELTDQQIHQMRRGAWTIQHCGLWQGRTTK from the coding sequence ATGCTCACGCCCCGCACTCTGCTGTGCCTGGTGCTGCCCCTGCTCGCCTGCGAGGAGGAGCACCTCTCCGACACGATCCAGGTCCGGTATTCCGCGAACACGGTGCACCACTCGCAGGAGACCCTCGATGAGGCGGCAGAGCTTCTCGGCATGGAGATCCGCGACCTGTACACGTATGAGCCCGGGTGGGCCGTCCGCGCGCTGGTCCTCCCCGCCACGAACTCGGTGGCGGGCGAGACTTTCTATCTCGGGAAGTGCGCGCGGATGGTCTGGTCCGTCGACAAAGGCTCGAGCCTCGCGCACGAGCTTGGGCACGCGACGGGGCTGCAGCACGTCGACGATCCGAACAATCTGATGTACCCCATTCCGGGGGACGAGCTGACCGACCAGCAGATCCACCAAATGAGGCGGGGCGCGTGGACGATTCAGCACTGTGGACTTTGGCAAGGACGAACGACAAAATGA